One stretch of Patescibacteria group bacterium DNA includes these proteins:
- a CDS encoding C39 family peptidase — translation MKKIVIAIFAVFLLSVAFLYRVEIRQWYENRTREVVPSPRSAEEFSYPEENGAFANVLPDAASMTASGGLPDEFNLDVPFTSQAPLKEWDETHEESCEEASVIMVDYFYKNNQFTSPEQADEAILKFIDYEKTFLGFFESTTADELARVVESYYDYDVDLIYDFSVDNVKQAVRRGYPVIVPAAGRVLDNPHFQDPGPIYHMLVIKGWKGDSFITNDPGTQFGADWLYTFDHLMESAHDWNGGNVEQGKRVMLIVKPRVNN, via the coding sequence ATGAAAAAAATCGTTATTGCAATTTTTGCCGTATTCCTGCTCTCGGTTGCTTTCTTGTACCGCGTGGAAATCCGGCAATGGTATGAAAATCGGACTCGGGAAGTCGTGCCGTCTCCGCGTTCGGCCGAGGAATTCTCTTACCCGGAAGAGAACGGCGCTTTTGCCAATGTTCTGCCCGACGCGGCATCCATGACCGCGAGCGGCGGTTTGCCGGATGAATTCAATCTCGACGTGCCGTTTACATCCCAGGCGCCGCTCAAGGAGTGGGATGAAACCCATGAGGAGTCCTGCGAAGAAGCGTCGGTTATTATGGTTGATTATTTTTATAAAAATAATCAATTCACCAGTCCGGAACAGGCGGATGAAGCAATATTGAAATTCATTGATTACGAAAAAACATTTCTGGGATTTTTTGAGAGCACCACGGCTGACGAACTGGCGCGCGTCGTTGAATCGTACTATGATTATGATGTCGATTTGATTTATGATTTTTCGGTGGACAATGTAAAACAGGCGGTGCGCCGCGGCTATCCGGTGATTGTTCCGGCCGCTGGCCGGGTTTTGGATAATCCGCACTTTCAGGATCCGGGTCCCATTTACCACATGCTGGTTATCAAGGGCTGGAAAGGGGATTCCTTCATCACAAATGATCCTGGAACCCAGTTCGGCGCCGATTGGCTTTACACCTTCGATCATCTGATGGAATCGGCCCATGATTGGAACGGAGGAAATGTGGAACAAGGGAAGAGAGTCATGCTCATCGTAAAACCGCGTGTAAACAATTAA
- a CDS encoding DUF5652 family protein: protein MTQNILDITSGDWLAFSGASVLMIVLIIWALFWKGWALWRAARNGHKIWYIALLILNTVGILEILYIFIWGKSKSEKPGIPPAA from the coding sequence ATGACGCAAAACATTCTTGATATTACATCCGGCGATTGGCTCGCTTTCAGCGGGGCATCCGTCCTGATGATTGTTCTCATCATCTGGGCTCTTTTCTGGAAGGGCTGGGCGCTTTGGCGCGCCGCGCGCAACGGGCACAAGATCTGGTACATCGCGCTATTAATTCTTAACACAGTCGGCATCCTGGAGATACTCTATATTTTTATCTGGGGAAAGTCCAAGAGCGAAAAGCCGGGCATTCCGCCGGCCGCATAA
- a CDS encoding TM0106 family RecB-like putative nuclease produces MPRLSASQLYNFSQCPYRVHLDIFGDEKEKSPESDFLAMLIEEGVRHEKDAIAEMPFLEVEARGTLTARAEVTRDLMKKKTPWIYQGVLLTRTMVGIPDILEYTGGRYIPVEIKSGAGLKEAYIQQICFYDELLGELFGRRSGRGKIINIKKEILEVDCNASRRAFLDNLAALKKIASGEEESELAIGSDCNNCHWRKFCEEKARAEDDLTLIHGLGRAFKEGLRQAGIKTQGQAAKVDPSLAREIRRLGPAKLEKFREQAKVNIAGKMMVFARPTMRCAPLEIFIDLEGDPMLGIDYLIGMIVRKKGKEQYVSFVARRPEDEAAMWEEFLNFMAGISEDYILYHYHNYEKVHFKMLFEKYGGDGELYHEIDYALEDLKRTIDKSMYLPLTRYSLKCVARHLGFEWRAGEEAGGANSIIWYEKYLGDTEKNADLMQKIIDYNADDCRATRVVKDWLEKI; encoded by the coding sequence ATGCCAAGACTTAGCGCTTCACAGCTTTACAATTTTTCTCAGTGCCCCTACCGCGTCCACCTTGATATTTTCGGAGATGAGAAAGAGAAATCGCCGGAATCGGATTTCCTCGCCATGCTGATCGAGGAGGGCGTGCGTCATGAAAAAGACGCCATCGCTGAAATGCCATTCTTAGAGGTGGAGGCGCGCGGCACGCTTACGGCACGAGCCGAAGTTACACGCGACCTGATGAAAAAGAAAACGCCCTGGATTTATCAGGGCGTGCTTCTGACTCGCACCATGGTCGGCATTCCTGATATTTTGGAATATACGGGCGGCCGGTATATCCCCGTGGAAATCAAGTCCGGTGCCGGTCTTAAGGAAGCGTATATCCAGCAAATCTGTTTTTACGATGAGTTGCTCGGCGAGCTTTTTGGACGTCGTTCGGGTCGCGGTAAAATAATAAATATCAAGAAAGAAATTTTGGAAGTGGACTGCAATGCCTCGCGTCGCGCCTTTCTTGATAACCTTGCCGCCCTTAAGAAAATCGCCTCGGGTGAAGAAGAGAGTGAGCTGGCCATCGGTTCGGATTGCAATAACTGCCACTGGAGAAAATTCTGCGAAGAAAAAGCGCGCGCCGAAGATGATCTTACTCTGATCCACGGTCTCGGCCGAGCGTTCAAAGAGGGGCTGAGGCAGGCCGGGATCAAAACCCAGGGCCAAGCCGCTAAGGTCGATCCGTCGCTCGCGCGCGAAATCCGGCGCCTCGGTCCGGCAAAGCTTGAAAAATTCCGCGAACAGGCTAAGGTGAACATTGCCGGCAAGATGATGGTTTTCGCGAGGCCCACGATGCGCTGCGCGCCCCTCGAGATATTCATCGATCTCGAAGGGGATCCGATGCTCGGGATAGACTACCTTATTGGTATGATCGTCCGAAAAAAGGGTAAGGAGCAGTATGTCAGCTTCGTTGCCCGCCGGCCCGAAGATGAGGCCGCGATGTGGGAGGAGTTCCTTAATTTCATGGCCGGCATCTCGGAAGATTACATTCTTTATCATTATCATAATTATGAAAAAGTGCATTTCAAGATGCTGTTCGAAAAATATGGCGGCGACGGAGAGCTTTATCATGAAATCGACTATGCGCTCGAGGATCTGAAGAGAACGATCGATAAATCAATGTATCTTCCGCTTACGCGCTATAGCCTCAAGTGCGTTGCGCGCCATTTGGGTTTTGAATGGCGCGCGGGAGAAGAGGCCGGAGGCGCAAATTCCATTATCTGGTACGAGAAATATCTTGGGGATACTGAAAAGAATGCAGATTTGATGCAAAAAATTATTGACTACAATGCCGATGACTGCCGCGCGACCCGTGTGGTCAAAGACTGGCTTGAGAAAATTTGA
- a CDS encoding reverse transcriptase family protein — protein sequence MNSLPDENRVSPFASNPWFDAFFIPKKFTCILFGAVLKSTYTKIYKEGAMLFDIILKNIDGTPGFNKFTYRDVNPVAKTVKMRTLYAPNNAMRQVHRGLIFYLRRHLLEHHPLPHATGAMRGSSPKKNVLRHRGNRFFYLTDIHNFYPSVDAERLAGILMNLDERLMEDETGLLAFLNKYCIADEGGLATGAPASPDLANRYAGELLDRPLGEFCRRHGIIYTRYLDDLTFSATEPIGKRKRQMIRRIILAAGFQINHKKSIVRDIQKAPVVINGIAMDKTSRIFIPRHYLRKIRGRLYSVKRGRANFAQAAGMMGAFWGATEYCAPHNRTETKLVDRFNGLRALRKLGI from the coding sequence CGATGAAAATCGGGTTTCTCCCTTCGCGTCAAACCCCTGGTTTGATGCGTTTTTTATACCAAAAAAATTTACTTGCATTTTATTCGGCGCTGTACTAAAATCAACCTACACAAAAATCTATAAGGAGGGCGCCATGCTCTTTGATATAATTCTGAAAAACATAGATGGGACTCCGGGGTTCAACAAATTTACCTACAGAGACGTAAATCCGGTAGCGAAGACCGTAAAAATGCGCACGCTCTACGCGCCAAATAACGCGATGCGCCAGGTCCACCGCGGGCTAATCTTTTACTTGCGGCGCCACCTTCTCGAGCACCATCCCCTGCCGCACGCCACCGGCGCGATGCGCGGCTCATCCCCCAAGAAAAATGTGCTCCGGCACCGCGGCAACCGCTTTTTCTACCTCACCGACATCCACAATTTCTATCCGAGCGTGGACGCCGAGCGGCTCGCCGGGATACTCATGAATCTTGACGAACGGCTGATGGAGGACGAGACAGGGCTTCTCGCCTTTCTTAATAAGTACTGCATAGCAGACGAGGGTGGGCTCGCAACCGGCGCGCCGGCTTCGCCGGATCTTGCCAACCGCTATGCCGGCGAACTTCTTGACCGGCCGCTCGGCGAATTCTGCCGGCGCCACGGCATCATCTATACGCGCTATCTCGACGACCTGACCTTTTCGGCGACTGAACCGATCGGCAAAAGAAAGCGGCAGATGATACGGCGCATCATTCTCGCGGCTGGATTCCAGATCAACCATAAGAAATCCATTGTCCGCGACATCCAAAAGGCTCCGGTGGTCATCAACGGCATTGCCATGGATAAGACCAGCCGCATCTTTATCCCGCGGCACTATCTGCGCAAGATACGCGGCCGCCTGTACTCGGTCAAACGCGGCCGTGCAAATTTTGCCCAGGCCGCTGGCATGATGGGCGCTTTCTGGGGGGCGACCGAATACTGTGCTCCGCACAACCGCACTGAAACCAAGCTCGTCGACCGCTTTAACGGACTGAGGGCATTAAGAAAACTCGGTATTTAA
- the rplJ gene encoding 50S ribosomal protein L10, with translation MPKTRVQKENTVSDLVDKFSRTKSVVFADFQGLKMPEIDELRNQCLKQGISYSVAKKTLVRIALEKAGVKEIDPKSIEGSLATVFGFEDEVAPAKLLATFSRAHEALKIKAGILEGRLIPFEEVMKLSKIPSRLELYAMLVRTMNGPVSGFANVLAGNLRKFMYALNAIKESKS, from the coding sequence ATGCCAAAAACAAGAGTACAGAAAGAAAATACCGTTTCCGACTTGGTCGACAAATTCAGCCGCACCAAGTCAGTGGTTTTTGCCGATTTTCAGGGGCTCAAAATGCCGGAAATCGACGAATTGCGCAACCAATGCCTAAAGCAGGGCATTTCTTACTCAGTCGCCAAAAAGACCCTGGTGCGCATCGCGCTTGAGAAAGCGGGCGTCAAAGAGATTGATCCAAAGTCAATTGAAGGTTCGCTCGCCACGGTTTTTGGATTTGAGGATGAGGTCGCGCCTGCAAAATTGCTCGCCACCTTCTCCAGAGCGCACGAGGCGCTCAAGATTAAAGCCGGCATACTTGAAGGCCGGCTCATTCCGTTCGAAGAAGTAATGAAGCTTTCTAAGATACCGTCAAGGCTTGAGCTTTATGCCATGCTCGTTCGTACCATGAATGGACCGGTTTCCGGATTCGCCAATGTTCTTGCTGGAAATCTGCGGAAATTTATGTACGCATTAAACGCAATCAAAGAATCTAAATCATAA
- the rplL gene encoding 50S ribosomal protein L7/L12 — MAEEKKDVVVPEKFKKLVEEVEKMSVLDLSELVSILEDKFGVSAAAPAVAVAAAAPVAAEAADEKTEFNLELLEAGANKINVIKVVREVTGLGLADAKAIVDSAPKIVKEAMPKADAEAAKKKIEEAGGKAALK, encoded by the coding sequence ATGGCAGAAGAGAAAAAAGACGTCGTGGTTCCGGAAAAATTCAAGAAGCTCGTTGAGGAAGTTGAAAAAATGAGCGTACTTGATCTCTCGGAACTCGTTAGCATTCTTGAGGATAAATTCGGCGTTTCGGCCGCCGCTCCGGCAGTTGCCGTTGCCGCCGCCGCTCCAGTCGCCGCCGAAGCCGCCGATGAAAAGACCGAGTTCAATCTTGAACTCCTTGAAGCCGGCGCCAACAAGATCAACGTGATTAAGGTGGTTCGTGAAGTCACGGGTTTAGGCCTCGCCGATGCCAAGGCCATCGTTGACAGCGCACCGAAGATAGTGAAAGAAGCCATGCCAAAGGCTGATGCCGAAGCCGCCAAAAAGAAGATTGAGGAAGCCGGCGGAAAAGCAGCTCTCAAATAA
- a CDS encoding carotenoid biosynthesis protein codes for MFIYLIQIVCFVLFGVLAVIALRRRELWTLFVATIYAAFFENLDIIISRGEFGSYTYDPHLILIVIQTPLFVILSWGIIFYSSFLLAKGLTRKFWIQALSVPLLATIIDLTMDPVATRLGLWSWQGYGAHDGILGVPLANFMGWYLVVFALMITLRLIGHIDFLGRTGRNVIMPIFSCGLFFIFFAAFSFTANAFGLNISNQFNFIQFFFPPVAAACIIGWILFPGKISISRSHLFWMYASRGLFYIFSVYGLIALGFWKEPVFIILLVFSLVIEIIAGIKFKINAKT; via the coding sequence ATGTTTATTTATCTTATCCAAATAGTCTGTTTCGTGCTCTTCGGCGTTCTGGCAGTAATCGCGCTGCGCCGCCGTGAGCTTTGGACTTTGTTCGTGGCGACGATTTACGCCGCTTTTTTTGAAAATCTCGACATCATCATTTCCCGCGGAGAGTTTGGCAGTTACACCTATGATCCCCATCTTATCCTCATCGTCATTCAAACCCCGCTTTTTGTCATTCTGTCCTGGGGCATAATTTTTTACTCATCATTCCTGCTTGCGAAAGGGCTGACCCGAAAGTTTTGGATTCAGGCGCTCTCCGTGCCTCTTCTCGCAACAATTATAGATTTGACCATGGATCCGGTGGCCACACGGCTTGGGTTGTGGTCATGGCAGGGCTATGGCGCGCACGACGGCATTCTCGGCGTGCCGCTCGCGAATTTCATGGGCTGGTATCTCGTAGTGTTTGCACTCATGATCACCTTGCGCCTTATCGGTCACATTGATTTTTTGGGACGAACGGGCCGCAATGTCATCATGCCAATTTTTTCCTGCGGGCTTTTTTTTATTTTTTTCGCTGCGTTCAGTTTTACGGCCAATGCGTTCGGCCTGAATATTTCAAATCAGTTTAATTTTATCCAATTTTTCTTTCCGCCGGTTGCGGCGGCTTGCATTATCGGTTGGATATTATTTCCGGGAAAAATCAGCATCAGTCGTAGCCATCTTTTTTGGATGTATGCATCGCGTGGGCTTTTCTACATATTTTCGGTTTACGGATTAATCGCTCTGGGCTTCTGGAAAGAGCCGGTGTTCATTATTCTGCTGGTCTTCTCGCTGGTTATCGAAATCATTGCAGGTATAAAATTTAAAATAAATGCCAAGACTTAG